AATTTTGTTtactatttttccttttttaagaaATGTCTATAAACAATGGTGCTTAAGTCAAAAGGGTTGGAATGCATGAGATTTTAGGTCTTAGGTTCAACTAGCGAGTCGGTCAATTTGACCGAAAAGCTAGTCCAACTCCCTCACATGGTTAAACTAGAAACACATTGTGGGAGATATATTCAAGAACTACACATTAAGACACGATGTATTGCAACATGTTTTCTCATCACAATGAACTTCAACAGGGAGGAGCACAAAACAACAATACAAATGCAAGATGAAAGTATATGTGGAAACATGCATCGGACTATACGTATATTCAGTTAGGTCAAAGTCGTAGTTATCCTCAAAACCCTGAAACTAGAATTAGACATTTTCAGCAAAGCTACTTTCATTAGTCACACCCTTCTTCATCAAGCTCTGTACAATCTTCTATCACGTCAGTCCTAGCAGTTTGCTTACTCATTGTGCGCATCTCGTCAATTTCAATAAGCAACAATGGGTCACACAGCACTTTTTGCGCCTGCAACATCTTAGGGCAACCTGACAAGAGAAAAATGGTCAAGGGCAAGGCAAAAGCAGGAAAGTAAAAGTTTAAAGTACAGAAAATCTATGTACCTGCTACAGGGCATTTAGCTCGTGCATTCTTGGACCGTATGTAGAGCATGATTGCATTCTTTTCATAGACATGCTTGCATTCCACACTGCATCAGGGGAAGAAATACATAGGACAttgtaaaaacataaaacaagttGGACGTGTGAATGTTTGTTTTAGTTTGTCTGTGAGAGGCAGATATGATTAAAATCAGTAGTAACAAGCTGGAGAGTATGACTTTTAGCAGATCTTTTGCTCTCTATAACTTTTCAATGTATGGGCCAAGCTACTGAATTCTACACCTCAGCCGTGGCCAAATACGGTTTACATGCTCTGTCCCCTCACGGTATGAACTATCACTTCTCTTcaagcaagaaaatcattaaaaacgCTTACCAGCAAGAAAATCCGTTAGGACCAAAAATTATAGGTTAGAAATAATTGTGTAGAATAACCACTAGCTGGTCTTTGGAATGACACCTACCCTACAACCAACGGTCCAGTTCCCGTGTGACTTCCTATGGTCCATTATAATGCCCACCATCATGATTTCGATTTTTTCACCTTCAACCACATGGGATATGGTAGACAAAAGAAGCAACGAAGGGACTCACGCACGCTAGCAGCTCAAGGGGATTGAATACAGCAAGAGAGTACATTTGTTGACAGAGAAGGTCTCAAAAGGTCAATGTTATCTCATTTTCCGGGACCTATAGTAGTGAGAGCCTACAGAGGCCTCTTAATACAGCTTAAACAAAAAATCAGCGCAATTGAGAAGCTTTTCCACGGTTGACCGAGAAGGACATGCACAAATCAAATAGATGAATGGAAGCAAGCAAGGGGAAGGGAATGTGTCAACACGATTTGGTGACAATAACTCTATGAtattttaaatatcaaaatgTTAGTGTCCAataaagataatgaaataaCAGCTGTTAAGAACTCTAATGGATTGCATGGGTTGAAAGAAATCTGACATGACCAGAAAAAGTCTCCATGTCAGAAAATATGTGTTAAGAGAGCCATAATTGACAAGATGCCGAGACGACCTAGATAATAGCCTTTTGTCCTCACTGGTTTGCTTGGTGGTCACTTGATGCACTTGTCAGTTATCAATCCCCAGTCAAATTGTGAAGCATTATTGCTAATAAATCTATCATCAATTATGGTAGCCAACGGAGGTGGAAGATAACTCCAATGcctcaatttgtttttcttattcataTTCATCGATCTCCTACTTGCTAGTCACAAAGATAATGAGAGGGAGAGGAAAACTGTTTCTGGAATAAGAAAACAGGAAAACTTTTAACTGATCACAGAGTACCTGCGAACTGGTTCTGCCAGATCAACAACAGGCTTTCCACTTAATGGGCAGGTGATATTCAAAAGGGTGCACTGGGTACTAGTCATTACTATGTCATCCTGGTCTTCACCTGGCATTGGTTCTCCTGCGTGATGAACATTCTGCAGGAAAATAGTGAGAGAAGCACCTAATTAACACTGAAAAGCGCAACTAATTGcccaaaataacaaataacaaatcaCCAACAAATATGGAAAGTGATACAGTAAAAAATGACAGCACCAGATAGGATATGACAGAAGGCATAGTCGAGAGGCAAACAACGCATCTGTTATGTGtgtacgagagagagagagagagagagagagagaatacttCGTTGCAAAGACAGATTACAGTAACATATTTCTCAATAAATTATGAGAATGTTGGCTAATTGGCTTCTTGTCCTCTGCTCAACTGCCTTTAAGATTGCCAGCAATTCCATCACAAAATTAACCTTCGCTCATTTGCAAAGATTTACTTTCACAGGTCAAGACCAAACTCAGACACTTCAATTGCTGACTTGAACTTTGCATGAAAACCACAAATAAAACTATTCTATTCTCCGGATAGACATAGCATGAAGTGCAGGCTCGCAGCTGATGTGCAAACAGAAAAAGATCATGTGCTAGGTCGCAATTATAATGCCAGGTTTTAAAATCTTTCttctaatatttttcattgaggACACCCATGTTTTTATTGCAGCTAATCcatcttaattatttttcatccTCACTTTCTTTGCCCATGTGAAATTATCTAGCTTCCCAATTGTCCTCTAGGATAAGATCAGTGGAAGCATAGAGATTCCAAAAACAGATGTCTCCTCTTCTTCACCAACTCCTACTCAAGAGCCTTAGAGTAGGTTCCAGTATCTAAGACAATCTGCATGACAATTTCCTTATGAAGCTCAATTATGCATCTATTAAAGCCACAAAATGAACCGTATGTCTTATGTCTGATTACATAATTAAGCTTCAGGAGAAAAACAGGGAATTTGATGCCCCAGATATCACTTTCTTGTGCGAAATGATTAACCATCCAACATTTTTTATTCACCCATCATATACATAGTCCCTTCCTCACCAAGACACTATTCCAAGTCAGCCACTTCCTCACCAACACATTCTGCCATTGTTTCCACCAAAGTACCATAGTATGAAATCCTAATTATGTCTTAGTCAAACCCATCTAATACGAACATAAGCAGTTTCATACAAGTCCTGAGAAAATTAAATTGTGACATATTGTTTGATCATTTAATGAGTTAATGAAAGCCTTTACAAAAATTAAGAGTCCAGGCCTAAAGGATTTGTCATCTCGAAAGCCCATGGTGCACACATATCAAATCCTATCATTCTTCTTGACAGTCTATGCAGCAAGGAAACCCTTGCTACATCAACTTCCATTCACAATCAGCACTACGGAAAAGTAAGCAACATCCTCTTCATGCAACCTTCATTAGCCTGTCTATATTGCACAATGATTTTTGACAACAGTCCACCttcccaaaaattcaaaaactaatccCTACAAAATCTACCACTTCTGAATTTCTGTCAAAATTTACTTCTTTATATGGTTGAAATATTCTTTTATAGCCCTTAAAAACTCTTTAAAGTATTTTATACAATGCAGAAACTTTCCTTATTTTGCATGCCAATTATCTTTTCACCCTAAAGAGGCCTCATTTATGGTCCTAAGTAAAGTAACTTACCAGATAAAACTAGATGGGTAGGAAAAAGATGACAATAAAGGAATAAACAATCCAAACCTTCCAGTCAATCAAGGACAGCAAGAAACCtccaataaatttaattaattacaatttcTGTGCATCGGTTGGCATTTGACGTCTTGATATGACATATCAAGATGTTAGGGATAGTACCCTAAGACCCAATTTTTGTAtgatatttaataattaataaagttgtttattttCCAAGATTAATAAAAACATCGGGCATTGCATATTCATTTGATGAATACAGTTCTTAAGTTACATTCTTGTGATTTAGGTGTGTTAATGAGATTAATCACAGAAAATCTAAATCACAattccttgtgatttttttttttttttgtaagcaaaggaaattcattaaaaacactAGGAGCACAACCCAAATACTCAGGAaccatataaaagaaaacacccagcaaatcaagaaaaataaaaaagagaacaaaaacatGTATAGCTAGAGACACGGAATAAGGAGGTAGCAAAGATCCACTCAAAAAAGGCTCTAAGAAAACAAGTCCGTTGATAGCTCGTTCACTCTTGATCGTTGAAGATTTGAGCATTCCtttctccaaatgcaccacaatAAAAAGGAAGGAATTGCATTCAAAACAATAATGATGTCATTTTGGCTGACCCTCCAATTCCAACACATCAAAAGATCCACCatcgtctaggcataacccactcTACCCCAAACatctgaccaaaaaaaaaaaaaaccatattcgACAGCTCTCTTGCGACATCACAATGAAGAACATAATCTGAAGTTTTCCCACtctttttacacatacaacaccaatctatCACTATGATGTGATGCTTGCGGagattatccaaagtgagaATTTTCTCAAGGGAAGCTGTCCAAGTAAAGAAAGCCAACCTCAAAGGAGGCTTAGTCccccaaatgctcttccaacgAAAAGGGGAGTCAATGTTAGGAAGAAGAaccttataaaaatattttacctcAAAAGATCTTTTTTAGGGCATCCAACATAGTCTATCATCACCCTCCCAACAGAATCTAGTGGAATAcaaaacattgaagaaagaggagatgaagtccacctcccaatcatgcacaaGTCTGGTGAAATTAATGTCCCAATGAGTCGTATCATTGCTAACACTCCTAAGGTCAGCCACCACTGCATCCCTATTCCTTGCAAGACTAAAATAACTCTGAACAGAATCCTTCAAAGGACGATCTCCACACCATAATTCATGTCAGAACCTAATACAAGAGCCATCACCTACTTCCACACACTAAAATTATAGAAAACAACCCAACCCCTCCTAATGTATTTCGAAATACTTACCCCCATAAGTTCTAGTGAGACCCTCAGTACACCATCTCCCTACCAAACTCCCATACTTTTTATCCACAATCTGGTACCAAAAAACCTCTTTCTCCACAGCAAACCACCATAACCACTTACCCAAATTGAATGTAGTCAAGCTCTTGATCCCTAACCCTCTAAAATGGATAGGAGTGCAAAACTTCTTCCAATTAACAAGATGGAATTTAGTCTCACCATCCAAACCACTCCACAAAAGATCCCTCTGTTATTTTTCTAACAGCTTAGCAACACTAACTGGGATAGGGAAAAGGGAGAGGAAATAGGTAGGAAGGTTGGACAGAGTGCTCTTAATAAAAGTTACTCGGCCAACCTTAGAACACTAGCAACAACTTTCCTTgcattttccttaaatttagggaaccaaattactttttgcttccttattcaaataaactccacaatagcttcccttatcCTTTTcctataccatttaaatattctatcAAATAAATGCAAGGGGAAGGGGAGAGGAAATATAAAGTCATTTGTATATTCTTACAAATAAATGTGAGGAAAGAGAAAGtctttttatgttaaaataatgttaaggaAAGCACTTTTGTTTCCTTGATGTTCCCTAGGTTTAGGAAACACTGAGGGAGTCTGTTTcaaggggatttttttttaggaattttcaCTATATTTAGATAATGGAATGGGATTTAAGAAGCTGCTGCAAGTACTCGTAGACAAGTATTTTTCATCCAGCTAATATTCTCTCCATTTGCTCAATGATATAGTCCCAGATAGACTTAGCCTTAAACAGAGCACTCAAAAGGAGGTCCAAATATTTCATAGGCAAGGAAGAAACCCTACAACTTAGAATATGAGCCAACCCAATCATATTTGGCATGTTACCCACAAGAACCAACTCCAATTTAGCCAAGTTAATCTTCAACCCAAAGGCAGATTCAAAACAAACGATAACACATCTCAAGTATCAAAACTGGTCTAGAGTAGTCCCACAGAAAATAAGAGTATCACCAGCAAAAAAAGAGATGGGGTACAAAGACAAGATCATCACTCCTAGCCCCCATTGAAAAACCAGAAATAAAAGGCCCCATTCATAGCAGCCGACATCATATAACTCAAAGCTATaacaatcacaaaaagaaagggagagagagggtcCCCTTGTCTTAGATCTCGAGAGCTATTGAAAAAACCACTTCGTGTACCATTAATTAGGATAGAGAACTGAATTATAGATATGCAATGTGCAATCCACTTCCGCCACCTCTACCTATAACCACATCTCCTTAGCAAGTAAAGCAGAAAATCCCAACCAACATGATCATAAGCATTATTTAGGTCCAATTTAAACAAAACCCTTGCTCGCCTAATTTGAGACGGCTATCTACGCATTCATTAGCGATGAAAACAGAGTCTAATAAGATCTGACGCCCTCTAATAAAAGCATTCTGAGTATTTGAAATGATATTctccaaaatatttttcattctatTCGCTAAGACCTTCGCAGTAATTTAGTGGTGAAGTGACATTCAGACTTTTCTCAAATTTACTTCGCTGATGAAACACAAGAAAGACTTCTATGACCTCTTTTCTAAAAAGATCCCAACAGGATTAGATGAAAGCCATAGGAAAACCATATGGACCCAGAGCCTTATCCTCATTTATGCCTTCCATTACCTCAAAAACCCCCCTTTCCTTGAAAGCTTGCTCCAACCAAATTGCCTCCTCACAAATAGATTGAAATGGGAGACCATTCACATATGTGCGCCAATGCTCATTCTCGGAGTAGAGCTGAGAGTAAAAATGAATTATATGAGCTTTAATATCAGGCGGATTGGAGGAGGTAACACCATTGATAATCAAATTCTCTATAGAGTTGCAACTTCTACTAGAATTAGCAATCCGATGGAAGAACTTGGCATTTTTGTCCCCCTCTTTTAGCCATAACGCCCTCAACTTTTACCTCCAACACATCTCCTCCAAAAGAGTAGTATTTTCCAACTCTATTGTAACCACATCCTTCCTCAATTGCTCTTCCCCCATACAGAGGCATATGCTCCTCAGCAACATCAAGGCCTTGTAGCTCATCAAGAAAAGCCCTTTTCTCTGTTCAACATTACCAAACTCCAAATCATTCCACTTCTTTAAGTTGGCTTTCGGAGCTTTTAACTTCTGAGCTAAGACAAAACTAGGACATCCTTGAGAATAGTAAGAGTTCCACCAGTGTCTCACCTTCTCAACAAATCCATCAATTTTCAACcatatgttttcaaatttaaagtaaCTTTTACATTATGAAAATCACCACAATTAAGAAGCATAGGGAAATGATCTGAAAGAAGTCTAGGTAACCTGCTCTGAACAACGATTGAAAAGTGAATCTCCCAATCAGAAGAAATGAGAAGCATGACAATTCTAGACCAAGAGGGGTAGTCTCGATGTTGTAATGTGTTTGTCCCACATGATGAGCATTAGTAATACAGTAAAAATgtattagattaaaaaaaaagaagtagaaaaCACTTcaacacataattttaaaatagaaaaactaagaaaaaatgtaaaaaatctagttgtaaaaattttaaattcttgCCTATCCTTTTAATAGTCCAACATGGCAACACCCAAGAAActccaaagaaaataatagagaGAAAACATACCCAAATAGCTTCTCTAAATTGGCGTATTATAGGATGGTTTTGTGGAACTGAAGATGAACTAGCCTTGAGCTTCGCAATCTCATCCTCAAACAACTTCTTAAAATTGGTTAACTGCATTTCAAGCATCAAATTAACAAATCAGAGAAAAGGAggataataaaatatttatataaagataaaatcaTCCGAAGAGAAAAACTTTGCATTATATCAAGTTCAAGCACCTCTCCTACAGGCTGGCACCTATCTCCAACAGAATGAATTGCTGATGAAAAATGTGTACAGTCTTCATATGTAGCCAGCAACTCAACAGCTGCATTTTCAAGCTCTTTCACCTGCAGCAACATCCAGTTACTAATGGATCTATATTGCCAAGTATCTAGAGTTTCCCATCATCTTCAAACTGTAATTTAGAAAAAGTGGGGCTTTCAAtcatttttaagtaaaatacCTTCCGTCAAGAAGATAAACCGTAAAGTAATAGTGCAATAACTCCTATAATCCAACCAAAAGGCAGTGAACAAATAAACATAGGCATCAAGGAAAGGTCGCTACTATACAAGAAAACAGGAGATAATGCTTCAGTTTCAGTGGGGTTAATATAGGTTTTTGAGGCTGAGGTCATTTACATATCCATAACATTTAAattaatcctttttctttcaaacacaaatttttttagccTCATCAACTCGAACATAGAAAGTTCCAGGATATAGGATTCTCAGCATTGTCAAAAGGAAAGGTTATAAGATTTCTGAACCACGTATCAAGAAAGGAAATGGATTTCTGACGGGTCAGGTTGGCTGTCAGGTGATGAGTGCCAATAAAAATCAACTCCCCCCAATCTGACCGACTGTACTGCCTAGTCTCTCCATGTCTCCCTCCTGACctgctctccctctctctgccCAGGGCCATGTATGGTGTAATTAATGGTTATGAGATGCGAGATTTCACACCTTACCACCAAATCTTAGGGAAAGGTGTGAGCTCGTGCGCCCCAACTGCCAAATCTAGTGGTTCGGTACAAGATTTTGCATCCCCACCACCAATTTGCCGTCAAATCCAGTGGCAAGGTGGGTGACACCGCTCATGTCAATAAACTGATTGACTACTGACAACTGTCAGCGTTGATGTGGTTTAGGAGCCCCGATGCGGTTGGTCGGTTTGGGGCGCCCGAAACCTATTGTTTCAAAGGGACCCGAGGGAAACAGTGCCCACTTCTGCCAAAAATATTTGAACTTCTTTACCTTTCCCAACATTTTCTTAGccactaataatttttttgatgatgAGGAACCCCCAAAGGCAGTGTCACTTCGTGTACTCACCCCTATCGAGTAAACCTCAAACTCATGTAAAGCGCCCCCTCCACACGAATCGGGTAATACTCTGGCTCTACCGGCGGGCTTGCCCTAAGGAATTGTTCGCATCCAAGGAGATTCGAACTTAGACTTGATGGAAATGCCACCAAGAGTAAGGCCCTtcccacttgagccaaccctaAAGGGACTGAAttaatcctaaaaaaatttctattcaTTAGTTGGGGGAAGTATTATATCcttttgaattgccaaatgctgaaaagaaattcatatccaaaaatttaaattcctTTCAATTTTCTATATGCTCTCGCATCAAACAAAGTATAAACAACAATACcattgaggaaaaaaaagatCATTGTCCAGAATAGTAGAATACCATCTGAGACTGATTATCTCTCTCCAAATCAACCCCAATTTCCTTCATCATATTCAACGCCTTTCGAAATTCCTGaaacaaacaacccaaaattgAGTTGTGGTAATTCATcgaaaaaaattttgagttgtgGTAACACCATGAATAGGACATGCAATGTGATTAGGCATCATTTGGGTAGGAATTCGAAGCACTTATTAGCGAAAAATCATATTGTAttcagcaacaaaaaaaaaaaaaaagcacttatCTTGctttaaaagcaaaagcatcCCATTGTGTACTTTCAGAAAACAATGCGAACTTCTTTCAAAATCAAAGTATAGACTTTGGGGTACCAGGCACTGCTTGGCCAGCATTTTCAAAGAACTTGAATTtctttccaaaacaaaaaaaaaaatggaaacaaattCGATTCCCAAAATCACCAAAAAGTACTTCCAAAATGGTAAAACACAGGAAGGAAATTTACAGCGATAAGGGATTGATTGTCGGAGTACAGTGTCGAAGCTGCAGTTTGGATTCTTCCGGTGACGCCTGTGGACCGCGAAGCAGAAGTGGAGGCCATGGTTGGTCACTAGGGTTTTGGATTCTGAGAAACCGTGTTTGATTTGTGATCATTTTGGAGGGAGAGTGAGACAAGAGGGAAAAGTTTTCCCACCAACAACGCACCGTTTTAgcatttacttttattattattagggttaaatactgaAGGGTTAAATACTGAATACCCCATGGGGTttgacaactttattttttttcccctgtggtttcatttttatcacaggaccccctggggttttgataaaggaccaagttagtacatccgttagttgaccgttatgactgacacgtggaccaatcagatgttgacacgtggcacctNNNNNNNNNNNNNNNNNNNNNNNNNNNNNNNNNNNNNNNNNNNNNNNNNNNNNNNNNNNNNNNNNNNNNNNNNNNNNNNNNNNNNNNNNNNNNNNNNNNNtatatatatatatatatattcattcaatcgtattaaattttaaattaagataCTGTATCGATCAGGTTCCGATCAGTCTCGATGAAGTCTAAATGGTTTCTCAACCAGCTTCCGATGAGTCCCAATGATGTCCTAACCAGAAGTCCTGAGGGGGTCCCGATCAGGTCTCAATGGTGTCCCAACCGGATCCTGACGAAGTCCGAGCAGTGGCCCGATGGGGTCCCGATGAGTTCATGCGGGGTCAAGACCGAGTCTCGGCGATATCCTGACCAAGTCCTGTCGGGTCCCAATCGAGTCACGATGGGGTCTTGACAATGGTCCCGTGAAGTCCTCGCAAACGTCCTGAGTCTCCTGACTTGATCCatcaatttgagaatgagatattcaaactcataaaatggtttacagtttcccttttttgaaaataattttatgaaaattaaagatgCTTGTTTGATCAAACCggaaatatttttcgttgactattatttttcgtcgcaccaaacaccaaaaaatatattttttaaattattttatactgAAGCAAACAAAGCCTTAATATTAACACAATACCTTCCCAACTAGTAATATAACTCTTAAAAAAGATCAGAAATACCACATAGAATAACACAATTCTAGACAAACCCCATCATGCTATTTCCAAAACTTGACTGATAACTTCTTCCAAATAAGAACCcattaaaatttgaacttttccCAACCCGAGTTGGAACAGGATCTtttccagttcaaatgaactggataacATTTGATAGGACAAAAATATATCTCCAATATTACTAACTCAATATTATCTAGTTCATTTAAATTGGAGATAATCCTAATTCATTTGGTAAGAAACATAGTAATGTTATCAAAGGTGCTCTAATtctctttattaaaaataaaaaataaaaataaaaattatcggcctaaaaagtaaataataataataataatatggtaaatatattataagtccctaaGTCAATCcactaaaactaaaatattcataagtttttttttttttttttttttttttttgaatttttactctttgggtcaatcaaaatgccaataaaatttttatcgttagatttttttcaaaatggttaACTGCCATTAGTTTCATTGAAAATGTGTGTTTCACGTCGctttaaaatatcattttttattaatttaattttaaaattaaaattaaaataaaaataaaaaaaaaggctgaTCTGCAGAGTTGCTTCCCATCGTAGATTTTGGAGGTATGAGAAGAAGCATTTTTTCCTTCTGCAAGCATGATGAAGAATTCGACTTTCAAGAACCAAAGACAAGTAGGGGATCAAACATAAAAGACTAGCAAATTCGTGAAAGTGTTGGATCAGATATGGATCTAattgaaaattggaaaatattagcAAATCTCAAGTCTATGGCTCAAAACGCAAATTTGTGTACATGTACAGATATGTCGTGATCTATCTGATCAGAttgagataaaaagaaaaattaacaaatttctaaaatttccagCACAGATCTGTCGTGATCCATCTGATCAGACACAACTTAGACACAATATTAACAACTTTCTGTTATTTTATTGCCAACAGTACCCccattgaagaagaagattgaaTAGCGTTGATACAAAATATATCCCAAAGCTCAATCAGATGGCCCACTCCAAATAAGAGGCTCACGGCTCACTAAGGAACTAAGCCCCAAGTCCCTGCAATCTGGGCACGGACAGATAGTCCTCGCCTAGTCCGCTCCAAATCGTGCAATTATGCACCGCTAGCCCAATTGTCAAGGACGCCCAACAATTGCTTAACAAACTCCATCTGGAATAACAAACTAGAGCTCCCAAGATGCGGATACGCGCTAAGCGATTAACATATATACGAACACGACTCGTTTAACTANNNNNNNNNNNNNNNNNNNNNNNNNNNNNNNNNNNNNNNNNNNNNNNNNNNNNNNNNNNNNNNNNNNNNNNNNNNNNNNNNNNNNNNNNNNNNNNNNNNNactttttgtgacaaaaaaatgtttgatgttGAAACAAATGGACCCTtaggttgtgtttggcaaagggccggACCGGActaaacccaaaaatcaaaaaaattgttctcaaaatcaacccaaacattcttactttttatatcacatcaattactttttattactatttaaataaacaaatcactacaaaacaaatttttcatttttttatacaaaacgttcttactttttttttttatatatcaatcaaatctgttgCAATACCGTTCTACTCCCTTTtttcattccattgccaaacacatcCTTAATTTTCACCAACCATAAGGTCATCCGCAGAAGTAGCGGATTAgctctttgatttgattttatggaTGGCCCACGATTATCAGGTCCCGCGAGATGTATTGACTTTGTGGTactttagagagagagagagagatgaagaagagtgttggaaaag
This genomic interval from Corylus avellana chromosome ca3, CavTom2PMs-1.0 contains the following:
- the LOC132175407 gene encoding E3 SUMO-protein ligase MMS21 isoform X2, which gives rise to MASTSASRSTGVTGRIQTAASTLYSDNQSLIAVKELENAAVELLATYEDCTHFSSAIHSVGDRCQPVGELTNFKKLFEDEIAKLKASSSSVPQNHPIIRQFREAIWNVHHAGEPMPGEDQDDIVMTSTQCTLLNITCPLSGKPVVDLAEPVRSVECKHVYEKNAIMLYIRSKNARAKCPVAGCPKMLQAQKVLCDPLLLIEIDEMRTMSKQTARTDVIEDCTELDEEGCD
- the LOC132175407 gene encoding E3 SUMO-protein ligase MMS21 isoform X1, with product MASTSASRSTGVTGRIQTAASTLYSDNQSLIAEFRKALNMMKEIGVDLERDNQSQMVKELENAAVELLATYEDCTHFSSAIHSVGDRCQPVGELTNFKKLFEDEIAKLKASSSSVPQNHPIIRQFREAIWNVHHAGEPMPGEDQDDIVMTSTQCTLLNITCPLSGKPVVDLAEPVRSVECKHVYEKNAIMLYIRSKNARAKCPVAGCPKMLQAQKVLCDPLLLIEIDEMRTMSKQTARTDVIEDCTELDEEGCD
- the LOC132175407 gene encoding E3 SUMO-protein ligase MMS21 isoform X3 codes for the protein MASTSASRSTGVTGRIQTAASTLYSDNQSLIAEFRKALNMIMEIGVDLERDNQSQMITNFKKLFEDEIAKLKPSLSSVPQNHPIIRQFREAIWNVHHAGEPMPGEDQDDIVMTSTQCTLLNITCPLSGKPVVDLAEPVRSVECKHVYEKNAIMLYIRSKNARAKCPVAGCPKMLQAQKVLCDPLLLIEIDEMRTMSKQTARTDVIEDCTELDEEGCD